One stretch of Candidatus Binatia bacterium DNA includes these proteins:
- a CDS encoding putative Short-chain dehydrogenase/reductase — protein MLLAEKVVIVSGVGPGLGRSIALACAREGARVVLSARNREYLDTVAAEIRAAGGEALVVAADITLRSDCDQLVRHTIEHYQRIDVLVNNAFRGGVEPRFEEVDLQRWREVFEVNVFGSLQLAQAVVPYMRAQHSGAIVFINSMSARVIEPGMGGYASSKGALLIAARTLAKELGPYGIRVNSVVPGYIWSEKLEGYFRWLARQQGRTFEEVRDDIAGRTALGHIPDSDEIADTVVFFASDLSRAVTGQALDVNAGHFFD, from the coding sequence ATGTTGCTCGCCGAGAAAGTCGTGATCGTCTCTGGCGTCGGCCCCGGGCTGGGCCGCAGCATTGCCCTTGCCTGTGCCCGCGAGGGCGCGCGCGTCGTGCTTTCGGCCCGTAACCGGGAGTACCTCGACACTGTGGCCGCCGAGATACGCGCTGCCGGGGGCGAGGCCCTCGTGGTGGCTGCGGACATTACCCTCAGATCGGACTGCGACCAGCTCGTCCGCCACACGATCGAGCACTACCAGCGCATTGACGTGCTGGTGAACAATGCCTTTCGCGGAGGCGTGGAACCACGCTTCGAAGAGGTGGACCTGCAACGCTGGCGCGAAGTGTTCGAGGTGAACGTATTCGGGTCTTTGCAACTCGCTCAAGCCGTCGTGCCGTACATGCGCGCGCAACACAGCGGCGCCATCGTGTTCATCAATTCGATGTCGGCCCGAGTGATCGAGCCGGGCATGGGCGGCTACGCGTCGTCGAAAGGTGCGCTCCTCATTGCGGCGCGCACTCTCGCCAAGGAGCTCGGCCCGTACGGAATTCGCGTGAACTCGGTGGTGCCCGGCTACATCTGGAGCGAGAAGCTCGAAGGCTACTTCCGCTGGCTGGCCCGCCAACAAGGGCGCACCTTCGAGGAAGTGCGCGACGACATTGCCGGTCGCACTGCGCTGGGCCACATCCCGGATTCCGACGAAATTGCCGACACGGTGGTTTTCTTCGCTTCCGATTTATCCCGCGCCGTTACCGGCCAGGCTCTCGACGTCAATGCGGGGCACTTTTTCGACTGA
- the ybfB gene encoding putative MFS-type transporter YbfB, which translates to MRGTFSTDPPSTAAARPTLWGEPLRSWLLLAVGVCAVSAQSASSLAFAVLMKPMTQTLNIDRTTFASAMSLRMLLMVLAMSVAGIATDRFGARAVLASGALIVGACTVALAWVPSAAWLYPIMALIGPGQAAIGSVAASALIVRHFSRRRGWAVGILNGGDNLLNASIPILTAAVLQQRGWQAALVALGGAYLALALLVRATMRRGDGRSAAPTPHTAPTPAALRVQWRSFWLVIVVYMGVYAFVTSVQLHLHAYLTDLGSSPSQASQVLSTQLLVGALGAPLIGGIAGRWGARPALLATVVGLFIASLLLWNVHHGTALLAWAVFYGLVNSGIVALLALVLTEIFGAARIGERFGLAMMFCMGSTMVANVYSAAMFDHFGSYRLVWQSYTALMAALLVPVLWLAREPRSHPPG; encoded by the coding sequence ATGCGGGGCACTTTTTCGACTGACCCTCCGAGCACTGCGGCCGCGCGGCCGACGCTTTGGGGCGAACCTTTGCGGTCGTGGCTGCTCCTCGCCGTTGGGGTGTGCGCGGTGAGTGCGCAGTCGGCCTCGTCGCTGGCGTTCGCCGTCCTCATGAAGCCCATGACTCAAACCCTGAACATCGATCGCACGACCTTTGCCTCGGCCATGAGCCTGCGCATGCTGCTGATGGTGCTAGCAATGAGCGTGGCGGGCATTGCGACCGATCGCTTCGGCGCTCGCGCCGTGCTGGCGAGCGGGGCCCTGATCGTGGGCGCGTGCACCGTCGCCCTTGCCTGGGTACCCTCTGCGGCTTGGCTCTACCCCATCATGGCCCTGATTGGGCCGGGCCAAGCTGCCATTGGCTCGGTTGCGGCCTCGGCGCTCATCGTGCGCCACTTTTCGCGCCGCCGCGGCTGGGCGGTCGGTATCCTAAACGGGGGCGACAACCTTTTGAATGCGAGCATTCCCATCCTCACCGCCGCCGTTCTCCAGCAACGAGGCTGGCAAGCAGCTCTAGTCGCGCTCGGAGGAGCGTATCTGGCACTGGCTTTACTGGTGCGCGCAACCATGCGGCGCGGCGACGGGCGTAGCGCAGCTCCGACGCCCCATACCGCCCCGACCCCAGCGGCACTACGGGTGCAGTGGCGCTCCTTCTGGCTGGTCATCGTGGTGTACATGGGCGTGTACGCCTTCGTCACTTCCGTTCAGCTCCACTTGCATGCCTACCTGACCGATCTGGGATCGAGTCCCTCGCAGGCCTCACAGGTCCTCAGCACCCAGCTCCTCGTCGGCGCCCTCGGCGCCCCATTGATCGGCGGGATTGCCGGCCGCTGGGGCGCGCGACCGGCGCTTCTCGCAACCGTGGTGGGCTTGTTCATCGCCTCGCTGTTGTTGTGGAACGTGCACCACGGAACCGCCCTGCTCGCGTGGGCGGTGTTTTACGGACTAGTCAATAGCGGCATCGTGGCACTGCTCGCCCTGGTATTGACGGAGATCTTCGGTGCTGCCCGCATTGGCGAACGATTTGGCTTGGCAATGATGTTTTGTATGGGCAGTACGATGGTGGCAAACGTCTACTCGGCAGCGATGTTCGACCACTTCGGAAGCTACCGGCTCGTTTGGCAAAGTTATACGGCGCTCATGGCAGCGCTGCTCGTTCCGGTGCTCTGGCTCGCGCGCGAACCACGAAGCCATCCCCCCGGCTGA
- the pfp gene encoding pyrophosphate--fructose 6-phosphate 1-phosphotransferase, with protein sequence MEKKLGILVGGGPAPGINSVIGAATIRAVLEGVPVLGIRDGFEHIMQGRTDAVEPLTIDKVSRVHFRGGSIIGISRANPTKSPELLERCVRSLDALGVDRLITIGGDDTAYSAMCLADRAAGRLRVVHVPKTIDNDLDLPPHVDTFGFQTARHVGVELVKNLMVDAYTTSRWYIVVTMGRKAGHLALGIGKAAGATITLILEEFLGRRVRLRHIADILAGAVIKRLADGRRDGVAVIAEGVVLDMDPQDVEGLEHVERDEHGHVRLSEIDLGDLVKRALADRLAELGIKVTLTAKNIGYELRCADPIPYDLEYTRDLGYCAAKFLLEGGDRVMVSLQAGQFVPIPFEHLLDPRTGRTKIRLVDVYSTRYAIARRYMIRLRRDDFERPEEIARFARVAHLSPEEFRRQFEYLVELEPPPLVLPRPTWTAASAEPNAA encoded by the coding sequence ATGGAGAAAAAGCTCGGCATTCTTGTCGGCGGCGGGCCAGCGCCGGGAATCAATAGCGTCATCGGCGCGGCCACGATTCGGGCGGTGCTGGAAGGAGTACCTGTGCTGGGGATCCGCGACGGCTTCGAACACATCATGCAGGGCCGTACGGACGCTGTGGAGCCTCTGACCATCGACAAAGTCAGCCGCGTGCATTTTCGTGGCGGCTCGATCATCGGCATCTCACGCGCCAATCCCACGAAAAGCCCGGAACTTCTCGAGCGGTGCGTGCGCTCCCTCGACGCGCTCGGAGTCGATCGCCTGATCACCATCGGCGGCGACGATACGGCGTATTCCGCCATGTGCCTTGCCGATCGAGCGGCCGGGCGCCTGCGCGTCGTGCACGTGCCCAAAACCATCGACAACGATTTGGATTTGCCGCCACACGTGGATACCTTTGGCTTTCAAACCGCGCGGCACGTGGGTGTAGAGCTAGTCAAAAACCTCATGGTAGACGCTTACACCACCTCGCGCTGGTACATCGTGGTGACTATGGGGCGCAAAGCGGGGCACCTGGCACTGGGGATCGGGAAAGCGGCCGGTGCGACCATTACGTTGATCTTGGAAGAGTTCCTCGGCCGGCGCGTGCGCCTCCGGCACATCGCGGACATTTTGGCCGGTGCCGTCATCAAGCGCCTGGCCGACGGCCGCCGCGACGGGGTGGCGGTGATCGCCGAGGGCGTCGTGCTCGATATGGATCCGCAGGATGTCGAAGGCCTCGAACATGTAGAACGTGACGAGCACGGGCACGTACGCTTGTCGGAAATCGATCTCGGCGACCTCGTGAAACGCGCCCTTGCCGATCGCCTGGCGGAACTCGGCATCAAGGTCACGCTCACCGCGAAAAACATTGGTTACGAGCTCCGTTGCGCCGACCCCATTCCGTACGACCTCGAATATACGCGCGACCTCGGATACTGCGCCGCGAAATTCCTGCTCGAGGGTGGCGATCGCGTGATGGTGTCGTTGCAAGCCGGCCAGTTCGTGCCGATACCCTTCGAGCATTTACTCGATCCCCGTACCGGCCGCACCAAGATTCGGCTCGTGGATGTGTATTCCACCCGTTACGCCATTGCCCGCCGCTACATGATCCGATTGCGTCGCGACGACTTCGAGCGCCCCGAGGAAATCGCTCGCTTCGCGCGCGTGGCTCACCTGAGCCCGGAAGAGTTCCGCCGGCAGTTCGAATACTTGGTGGAACTGGAACCGCCGCCTCTGGTGTTGCCGCGCCCGACCTGGACTGCTGCGAGCGCGGAGCCGAACGCAGCGTAG
- a CDS encoding dihydrolipoyl dehydrogenase, which yields MSQSDAKKFEQGLDLVIIGAGPGGYIAAIRAAQLGMRVACVEKDPQLGGTCLNIGCIPSKALLDSSELYFQARHEFAAHGIRLAEVELDLAAMMARKERVVKVLTQGIAGLFRKHGIERVQGTARIAAPGRVLVRRNGETRELLAPRILIATGSVPAALADLPFDGERVISSTEALSLARVPAKLLVIGAGAVGLELGSVWSRLGAEVLVVEFLDRILPGMDRKLAELLQKSLQKQGLRIELQTTAREGERTQNGVRVTLEQQGQSRVVEVDTVLVAVGRKPYTDGLGLEELGVERDQRGFIKVDRAYQTSVAGIYAIGDVIGGPMLAHKAEEEGVAAVERMCGIAGHVNYEAIPNVVYTAPELAGVGLTEDAARERGLEIRVGTFPFLANGRARCLGETEGQVKVIADAESDRVLGVHILGPRASDLIAEAALAMEFGASAEDLARTCHAHPTLPEALREAALAVDGRPLNI from the coding sequence ATGTCGCAAAGCGATGCCAAGAAATTCGAGCAGGGTTTGGATTTGGTCATTATCGGTGCAGGGCCGGGTGGTTACATCGCTGCCATCCGAGCAGCCCAACTCGGTATGCGGGTCGCCTGCGTGGAGAAGGACCCTCAACTGGGGGGCACGTGCTTGAACATTGGCTGCATCCCGAGCAAGGCGCTGCTCGATTCGAGCGAGTTGTATTTTCAGGCCCGCCACGAGTTTGCGGCCCATGGCATCCGCTTGGCCGAGGTCGAGCTCGATTTGGCCGCCATGATGGCCCGCAAAGAGCGCGTGGTGAAGGTGCTCACGCAAGGAATCGCGGGCTTGTTCCGCAAGCATGGTATCGAGCGGGTGCAGGGAACGGCCCGCATCGCGGCGCCGGGCCGTGTTCTCGTGCGCCGGAACGGGGAGACGAGAGAGCTCCTCGCGCCACGCATTCTCATTGCCACGGGAAGCGTGCCGGCGGCTTTGGCCGACCTTCCGTTCGATGGCGAGCGCGTCATTTCTTCCACCGAAGCGTTATCGCTCGCTCGCGTGCCGGCGAAGCTGCTGGTGATCGGAGCGGGAGCAGTGGGCCTGGAGCTCGGCTCGGTATGGTCTCGTCTGGGAGCCGAAGTGCTGGTGGTAGAATTTCTCGATCGCATCTTGCCGGGGATGGACCGCAAACTCGCCGAACTCCTGCAAAAAAGTTTGCAAAAGCAGGGGCTGCGGATCGAATTGCAAACCACGGCACGGGAGGGGGAACGGACGCAAAACGGCGTGCGCGTGACCTTGGAGCAGCAAGGCCAAAGCCGGGTGGTGGAGGTCGACACAGTGCTGGTTGCCGTCGGACGCAAACCGTATACGGACGGTTTGGGTCTGGAAGAACTGGGTGTCGAACGCGACCAGCGTGGTTTCATCAAAGTGGACCGTGCATACCAAACCAGCGTCGCCGGGATTTACGCGATCGGCGACGTGATCGGCGGGCCGATGCTGGCGCACAAAGCCGAAGAGGAAGGTGTGGCCGCTGTGGAGCGCATGTGCGGCATTGCCGGACACGTCAACTACGAAGCCATTCCGAACGTGGTTTATACTGCGCCGGAGCTTGCGGGCGTCGGCCTCACCGAAGACGCTGCGCGCGAGCGAGGCCTAGAGATACGGGTGGGTACATTTCCCTTCTTGGCCAATGGACGCGCGCGTTGCCTGGGCGAAACCGAGGGCCAGGTCAAAGTGATTGCGGATGCCGAGAGCGATCGGGTCCTCGGTGTCCACATTCTCGGGCCGCGCGCCTCGGATCTCATCGCAGAAGCTGCCTTGGCCATGGAGTTCGGTGCGAGTGCGGAGGATCTCGCCCGCACCTGCCATGCGCACCCCACGCTGCCCGAGGCATTGCGCGAAGCTGCTCTGGCCGTGGATGGTCGCCCGCTCAACATTTAG
- the aceF gene encoding dihydrolipoyllysine-residue succinyltransferase component of 2-oxoglutarate dehydrogenase complex: MPVEVRIPSLGESITQGVIVRWIKQEGEYVQADEPILELETDKASVEIPATSSGLLHIVQPEGATVEVGAVVATIEPQAAQQPAGPSATAAASPKSAAAEPPRASVTEPRAPSAVGQQPAPPAASPLLSPAVRRLVEEHGLDVSQIPGTGKGGRLTKADVLAYLERQQAAPQPEPPPSPPPPPTPSPGPAPSAAETTAAVRAPTPMQREEGEEERVPMSHLRKRIAERLVQAQHTAAILTTFNEIDMSQVMALRAQYRERFQKRYGVSLGFMSFFAKACVAALQEIPVVNAFIEGDQIVYHKHVHLGIAVATERGLVVPVIHYADQRSFAEIESEIERLATLARQGKLGIQDISGGTFTITNGGVFGSLLSTPILNPPQSGILGMHKIEKRPVVVDDQIVIRPMMYVALSYDHRLVDGEQAVTFLVRVKERIEDPARLLLGV; the protein is encoded by the coding sequence ATGCCCGTTGAAGTGAGAATTCCATCGCTGGGAGAGTCCATCACCCAAGGCGTGATCGTACGCTGGATCAAGCAGGAGGGAGAGTACGTTCAGGCCGATGAGCCGATCCTCGAGCTAGAAACCGACAAGGCCAGCGTGGAAATTCCAGCAACTTCCAGCGGTCTGCTGCACATTGTGCAACCCGAAGGTGCCACGGTAGAGGTCGGAGCGGTGGTGGCCACGATCGAACCACAAGCGGCCCAGCAACCTGCGGGTCCGTCGGCAACCGCTGCCGCTTCTCCGAAGTCCGCCGCAGCCGAGCCCCCACGCGCGAGCGTGACCGAGCCTCGCGCCCCGAGCGCCGTCGGCCAGCAGCCAGCCCCTCCAGCAGCTTCGCCACTTCTGAGCCCGGCCGTGCGCCGCCTGGTCGAAGAACATGGCCTCGACGTCAGCCAAATTCCCGGTACGGGAAAAGGGGGGCGCCTGACGAAAGCCGATGTGCTGGCGTATCTCGAGCGGCAACAGGCCGCTCCGCAACCCGAGCCGCCCCCATCGCCGCCACCGCCTCCGACACCATCGCCTGGCCCGGCGCCCAGTGCAGCCGAGACGACCGCAGCGGTGCGGGCGCCGACTCCCATGCAGCGGGAAGAGGGCGAGGAAGAACGGGTGCCCATGTCGCACTTGCGCAAGCGCATTGCCGAGCGCCTCGTGCAAGCGCAGCACACCGCGGCGATTCTCACCACCTTCAACGAGATCGACATGAGCCAGGTCATGGCGTTGCGCGCCCAATACCGCGAGCGCTTTCAAAAGCGCTACGGCGTCAGCCTCGGCTTCATGTCGTTCTTTGCCAAAGCTTGCGTGGCCGCACTGCAAGAAATTCCGGTGGTGAACGCGTTCATCGAAGGGGATCAAATCGTGTACCACAAGCACGTGCACCTCGGCATTGCCGTGGCCACGGAACGCGGCTTGGTCGTGCCGGTCATTCACTACGCGGATCAGCGCTCGTTCGCCGAGATCGAGAGCGAGATCGAGCGCTTGGCCACGCTCGCCCGTCAGGGCAAACTCGGCATCCAGGACATCAGCGGGGGCACGTTCACCATCACCAACGGCGGCGTGTTCGGTTCGCTGCTGTCCACCCCCATCCTCAATCCGCCGCAAAGCGGCATTTTGGGCATGCACAAGATCGAGAAGCGGCCGGTTGTCGTGGACGATCAAATTGTCATCCGCCCGATGATGTACGTCGCATTGTCCTACGATCACCGCTTGGTGGACGGGGAGCAGGCCGTCACCTTCCTCGTGAGAGTAAAAGAACGCATCGAGGACCCCGCACGCTTGCTGCTCGGGGTGTAG
- the sucA gene encoding 2-oxoglutarate dehydrogenase subunit E1, with protein sequence MTKLDFLSRANAEYIEEMYQRYQRDPESVDPSWALFFAGFELARKEAAPRIAAEGVALPTHHIGVYNLVHSYREIGHLIANLDPLGNNLSSHPLLEPSEFGFSPADLERVVETPMLKGFPRGRLRDVIERLRAIYCRTLGVEYMHTDDKEQRTWLQERMEPTLNRPELSDEDRKYILYRLIQAESFEQFLHVKYLGQKRFSLEGAEALIPLLDEIVEESGRQGVQEIVMGMAHRGRLNVLAHVLRKPYEMIFAEFEGTRLPAHIPGDGDVKYHLGYSKDIVTRSGHPMHLSLCSNPSHLEAIDPVVEGIVRGKQYYLGDSDGSRVQPVVIHGDAAFCGQGIVAETLALSELRDYRTGGTIHIIVNNQIGFTTSPQNYCPTRYPTDLAKFLHAPIFHVNADDPEAAIQAARLAAAFRARFKKDVFIDLICYRRHGHNETDDPTFTQPTLYRQIEAHPSVRKLYAQRLLDSGVVREKELEEQAAALREVFEDALNYARDFMPRQQVFVFGGVWKGMRWAGDDWSAHTAVARPTLEEIARKAALAPEGFSVHPKVRRLYEQRIDMLQGEGQVDWATAEMLAFGSLLLEGTHVRLAGQDSGRGTFSQRHAVWYDVQTGARYVPLDHLSEQQGRFTVIDTMLSELAVLGFEYGFSSADPRNLVLWEAQFGDFANNAQVMIDQFIVSAESKWQKMSGLVMLLPHGYEGQGPEHSSARLERFLQLCAERNIQVCNLTTPAQYFHALRRQIHRNFRKPLILMTPKSLLRHKLCVSPVKDFTDGTFQPVLGDVDPIDPAKVRRIIFCSGKIFYDLLVARRERDIDDIAFVRVEQLYPFPEKEVRAFLELYPERAEIMWAQEEPQNMGAWNEMFRYLLRLVGKDRPILYAGRRAAASPATGSYKVHQSEEQELIHAALRRTHAR encoded by the coding sequence GTGACCAAGCTCGACTTTTTGTCACGGGCAAACGCAGAGTACATCGAGGAAATGTACCAGCGATATCAGCGCGACCCCGAATCGGTAGATCCTTCGTGGGCGCTGTTTTTTGCCGGCTTCGAACTGGCCCGCAAGGAGGCGGCACCGCGGATCGCAGCCGAGGGGGTGGCGCTTCCGACCCACCACATCGGGGTGTACAACCTCGTCCACTCGTACCGCGAAATCGGGCACCTGATCGCCAATCTCGACCCTCTGGGCAACAACTTGTCTTCGCACCCGTTACTCGAGCCCTCCGAGTTCGGCTTTTCTCCGGCCGACCTGGAGCGCGTGGTGGAGACCCCCATGCTCAAGGGCTTTCCCCGCGGGCGCTTGCGCGACGTCATCGAGCGGTTGCGCGCCATTTACTGCAGAACCCTCGGCGTCGAGTACATGCACACCGACGACAAGGAGCAGCGCACTTGGCTCCAAGAGCGCATGGAGCCCACGCTCAATCGGCCGGAGCTTTCCGACGAAGATCGCAAGTACATTCTCTACCGCCTGATCCAGGCCGAGAGTTTCGAACAATTCCTGCACGTGAAGTACCTCGGGCAAAAGCGCTTTTCCTTGGAAGGTGCGGAGGCGCTCATTCCCCTTCTGGACGAAATCGTCGAAGAGTCGGGCCGTCAGGGGGTACAGGAAATCGTGATGGGCATGGCGCACCGCGGCCGCTTGAACGTGCTCGCCCATGTTTTGCGCAAGCCCTACGAGATGATCTTCGCGGAATTCGAGGGCACGCGCCTTCCGGCGCATATTCCGGGCGACGGCGATGTGAAGTACCACCTCGGTTATTCGAAGGACATCGTGACCCGTAGCGGCCACCCTATGCACCTCTCGCTTTGTTCCAACCCGAGCCACCTTGAGGCGATCGACCCCGTGGTCGAGGGAATCGTGCGCGGAAAACAGTACTACTTGGGGGACAGCGACGGGTCGCGCGTGCAGCCCGTCGTCATTCATGGCGATGCGGCGTTTTGTGGCCAGGGCATCGTTGCCGAGACATTGGCGCTCTCGGAACTGCGCGATTATCGTACCGGCGGCACGATCCACATCATCGTCAATAACCAGATCGGCTTTACCACTTCCCCGCAAAACTATTGCCCCACTCGCTACCCCACGGATCTCGCCAAGTTCCTCCACGCGCCGATCTTCCACGTGAACGCCGACGATCCGGAAGCAGCCATTCAAGCGGCACGCCTCGCCGCCGCGTTCCGGGCGCGCTTCAAGAAGGACGTCTTCATCGATTTGATCTGCTACCGCCGGCATGGGCACAACGAAACCGACGATCCCACGTTCACGCAGCCCACGCTGTATCGCCAAATCGAGGCTCACCCCAGCGTGCGCAAGCTGTACGCGCAACGCCTGCTCGACAGCGGCGTCGTGCGCGAGAAGGAACTCGAAGAGCAAGCGGCAGCGCTGCGGGAAGTCTTCGAAGATGCGTTGAACTACGCGCGCGACTTCATGCCGCGACAACAAGTCTTTGTGTTCGGCGGCGTATGGAAGGGCATGCGTTGGGCGGGGGACGATTGGAGTGCGCACACGGCAGTGGCACGCCCGACCCTCGAGGAGATTGCGCGCAAGGCGGCACTGGCCCCCGAAGGTTTTTCGGTTCATCCGAAAGTGCGCCGCCTCTACGAACAACGAATCGACATGCTGCAGGGCGAGGGGCAGGTGGACTGGGCGACCGCCGAAATGCTCGCCTTCGGCTCGTTGCTCCTCGAGGGAACGCACGTGCGTTTGGCCGGGCAAGACAGCGGCCGAGGCACGTTCAGCCAGCGCCACGCAGTCTGGTACGATGTGCAAACGGGCGCCCGTTACGTTCCGCTGGATCATCTTTCGGAACAGCAAGGCCGCTTCACGGTAATCGACACCATGCTCTCCGAGCTCGCCGTGCTGGGTTTCGAATACGGCTTTAGCTCGGCGGATCCGCGTAACCTGGTGCTGTGGGAGGCGCAATTCGGAGACTTCGCCAACAACGCGCAAGTGATGATCGATCAGTTCATCGTATCCGCCGAGTCCAAGTGGCAGAAGATGAGCGGGCTGGTGATGCTCCTTCCCCACGGATACGAGGGCCAAGGGCCGGAACACTCTAGCGCGCGCCTCGAACGCTTTTTGCAACTGTGCGCCGAACGCAACATCCAAGTGTGCAACCTAACCACGCCCGCCCAATATTTTCACGCGCTGCGCCGGCAAATCCACCGCAACTTCCGCAAACCCCTGATTCTCATGACCCCGAAGAGTTTGCTCCGCCACAAGCTGTGCGTGTCGCCCGTCAAAGACTTCACCGACGGGACGTTCCAGCCCGTGCTGGGCGACGTGGACCCGATCGATCCCGCCAAGGTTCGGCGAATCATTTTTTGCTCCGGAAAAATTTTCTACGACTTGCTCGTGGCGCGGCGCGAGCGCGACATCGACGACATCGCTTTCGTGCGCGTCGAGCAGCTCTACCCGTTCCCCGAAAAGGAGGTGCGAGCGTTCTTGGAACTCTACCCGGAACGGGCCGAGATCATGTGGGCCCAGGAAGAGCCGCAGAACATGGGAGCTTGGAACGAAATGTTCCGGTACTTGCTGCGTCTCGTCGGCAAGGATCGGCCGATCCTGTACGCCGGCCGCCGCGCGGCAGCCAGCCCAGCCACTGGCTCGTACAAAGTGCACCAAAGCGAAGAACAAGAACTGATTCACGCAGCATTGCGGAGGACCCATGCCCGTTGA
- a CDS encoding NAD-dependent deacylase encodes MSWQPKAEEAAKILHRARYVVALTGAGLSVESGIPPFRGPGGLWTKYGEPPLNGFQRFLMDPKKAWEERLHPSGPMRELWETLAKAEPNPGHYGLVELERLGVLRCTITQNVDDLHRRAGSQNLAEIHGNATLVRCLSCVRRMPLEAVDLSELPPRCRECGGLLKSDTVSFGEPIPPDVLQRCQAESARADCMLVVGTSATVYPAAGFPLDVHQRGGTLIEVNPYETELTPYCAVVVRAPAGEALPKIVEALRQLRGS; translated from the coding sequence ATGAGCTGGCAGCCGAAAGCAGAGGAAGCAGCCAAGATTCTTCACCGAGCGCGCTATGTGGTGGCGCTGACGGGTGCGGGTCTTTCCGTCGAAAGCGGTATTCCGCCGTTTCGTGGTCCGGGAGGCTTGTGGACCAAGTATGGCGAGCCGCCACTCAACGGCTTCCAGCGGTTTTTAATGGACCCGAAGAAAGCCTGGGAAGAACGGCTCCACCCTTCCGGACCGATGCGCGAGCTGTGGGAGACCTTGGCCAAGGCGGAACCCAACCCGGGTCACTACGGTTTAGTCGAACTCGAGCGGCTCGGCGTGTTGCGCTGTACCATCACCCAAAACGTAGACGACCTCCACCGGCGAGCGGGCAGCCAAAACCTGGCGGAGATCCACGGCAACGCCACTTTGGTGCGCTGTCTCTCGTGTGTGCGGCGCATGCCGCTCGAGGCAGTGGATTTGAGCGAGCTGCCGCCGCGTTGCCGGGAGTGTGGCGGCTTGCTGAAAAGCGATACGGTGTCGTTCGGCGAGCCCATCCCGCCGGACGTATTGCAACGCTGCCAAGCCGAATCGGCGCGGGCAGACTGCATGCTGGTCGTGGGCACGTCCGCGACCGTGTATCCAGCAGCGGGATTTCCGTTGGACGTTCACCAACGCGGCGGCACTTTGATCGAAGTCAACCCGTACGAGACGGAGCTCACGCCCTACTGTGCCGTGGTCGTGCGGGCCCCGGCCGGAGAGGCGCTTCCAAAGATTGTCGAAGCGCTGCGCCAGTTGCGCGGGAGTTGA
- a CDS encoding hypothetical protein (possible pseudo, frameshifted), translating to MLLQWPEARPPRPPAKGQLQTVTAIHEKNLRDGRRCIQMPAALERKYPSAVREWRWHWVFPEADGWITPEIGPQRRHYVDECIVQKAATHAARQAGLGKGGECPYFPSLLCDASAP from the coding sequence ATGCTGCTGCAGTGGCCCGAAGCACGGCCACCCAGACCACCCGCGAAAGGTCAGTTGCAAACAGTGACAGCGATTCACGAGAAAAATTTGCGTGACGGGCGGAGGTGCATCCAAATGCCCGCTGCCCTCGAGCGCAAATATCCCAGCGCTGTGCGTGAGTGGCGCTGGCACTGGGTTTTTCCCGAGGCGGATGGCTGGATCACTCCCGAGATCGGGCCGCAAAGGCGGCATTATGTCGATGAATGCATCGTCCAGAAGGCGGCGACCCACGCCGCCAGGCAGGCCGGGCTGGGCAAGGGGGGGGAGTGCCCATACTTCCCGTCACTCCTTTGCGACGCATCTGCCCCCTGA